AGAAGGATTTTCAATAAATTCTCCATGGAGTATGTTTTCTTTTAGTTCAGAACCAGGCTTTATTAGGTGTCCAGGATACCAGGTCATTTTGTATAATCTGTGATTTCTGAACTTCGACCTCTAGCATCACTTAGAATGCAGGTTGTCTAATGCTCACCTTCTTTCTGCTCCACCATGACAGTgtgacacagagacagcagcttGAAGAACTCCAGCGCGTCTTGGTCCTTCTTGGACCGGATGCAGTCCACCAGGGAATGATCCAAGTATTCAAACTTGCTGTCTGCATGCTTGTTCCAGCTGAAATCCACTGGCTGTGAAGTACCGAGAGGAAGAAAATGACcatcaacacaatgctacagataaCTTGGAAGGCCGGTTTcctggacccagattaagcctaagGTCCTTAAATATCAACACTTTCAAAAATGGGGAATCTCCATTGAACACACTTTTTAGTCTGGGACTATGCTTGATCCGAGTCCGGGAAACTGACCCTGATAGTTTTATTTTAATGTAATCTTCTCGCAACAGATGTTAAAATGTTAAGTATTTTGAGTAGCAGAAATAGCCCCTTCACACGGTGACAATGTGACTAGAATGGTAAACCTGACCTTTCCACGATTCAGAGTCACTCCCTCAGCAGTGGTGGATCGCCTGGCAAAATGAAAGTATTGGTTAGTTTGTTACTTAGTCGTGTAACACGTCATGATGCAGGCGTCTTCACAACATCTTTACATCATTTTTGTCATGTCTAACACAAATGCAGTGAACCAGAATGTCCATCCAAGCCAGGAATATAAGTGTAGGATGATTTCCTgcagtacccataatgctctgtacACCTATCAATTTGTATCTTCCTGAAGATGTTCTGCTCTTCTCCTTATCaatacatggtgtcagaagtgaaaGGGCATTTGTCTAACCGAAGGTGCGTCCGGCGATGGTGCACTTCTTGAAGGCCATGATGTTCTGCGTGAGGTACCGGTCTTGTCGGAGAAGACGTACTCGATCTGACCCAGTTGTTCGTTGAGGGTGGTGGTACGGGCCTTGGCTGGCGTGTCTTTCTCCTGGTAGTACATCTGAAGGTCCCAGTTGATGAACTTGGACTGGCCCAAACGATACTTCCACACTGGACAGGGAGTAGAGGAAATAGCATCATGACAGTCAGGTTTANNNNNNNNNNNNNNNNNNNNNNNNNaaaacattgctgcacgtctgaagttcgcaagaGCACCTGATGttcacagcgcttctggcaaaataacctattccacatcaggtaatgATGCAAGCAGTAAGcatcagatttaaaaaacggtaaaaatacaccttatggaacaacggggaccgtgaagagacacacaccaaggtacagacacatgcatatgtgtatattgtgatattgttgtatgatggtattatacatgttgtattgtagatatgtagcggtgtaataatgttatatgatgtagtgttttatcttttgttttatatataatgtaagtgtcttaatgtgttttgaaccccaggaagagtagccgctgccttggcaggaactaatggggatccataataaaccccaggaagagtagccgctgccttggcaggaactaatggggatccataataaaccccaggaagagtagctgctgccttggtaagaactaatggggatccataataaaccccaggaagagtagctgctgccttgacaggaactaatgaggatccgtaataaaccccaggaagagtagctgctgccttggtaggaactaatggggatccgtaataaacacaaatacaaactattccccaggtcgttgctgtaaatgagaatgtgttcaggcaacttacctggtaaaagaacagtttaaaaaaaacagtttacGTAAAGACTGATGGCATCTTATTACTATATCTTAATGATCCGGACCCAAATGCCAgccttctacaatgtagaagtgACTTGATTGATTGAAGTATTTGGAGTGTGTCCTACCATGAAGTTGTTCTCAATTTGTTCATACACTCGATCTAGAGCAGCCTCCCTGTTGCCCATAGCAACACTGGCCTCCTTGTGCTTCTTAGCCCAGGCGTCAAACTCCTGCTTACTGATATCCTTATAACACAAACACAGGGTCCGGAGAGTCTGGTTGGCAAAGATCTACAATGGAAGAGGAAatacttcaatgaaaaacatgCATCATCtatttttcagaaactatttgaGTTCAAGTTTAATTTGTTACGTGACCACAATGTCCAGAGTTCAACCACACGTCAAACTTAAGGCCACTACTACTCCACATAGACTCAAAATCATACAGCAGAAATCTCAAACTATGACGTCAGAATGTGGCCCCTGAACAAAAAGGAGTTTGGCACACCTGCCATATTAAAAAACACCTCAGAACAGATATGGTTGACTCACGTCCAGAGCAGTCTGGGTCACTTCCTTGTGTTTGGATTTAGGAGAGAGGCGTTCGTAGATGACCGTGTCTGCTCCTTTACAGTACAAACGGATCCGGCCATCAGGGaacctcactgtgtgtgtgtgagagtgagagtgggtgagagagagagtgagagtgagagagtgggtgagagaaagagagagaagacagcatATTAGGGAGATGGTCCCAGTGAAACAGCTAATTTTACAAAATTCCAGCTTTCCCAAAATTCCAGCTTTCCCAAAGTTCCCCAAAAATCCAGGCCAGCTGGAGGATTTCCAAAAAATCATCAGGAATAAAACAGGGAGGGAATTCTCCAACTAGGAATTCCAACAAACCTGGGaactccaaaatatccagagctTTAAAACAACCCTAGAAAAGTCCCAGGGGTCGCAGACTTAAAAACGATCACTCACGGATGATGGACATGCGTTTGCGGTCGCTGTTAAAGTCGAGCAGGGCCAACACCTCGTAGGTCATTTCCTGGTCCATCTCGCTGATGGTGATGGTGTCCTGGGTACGGGACAGGAACACAAAACCAAAGTTCCTGGCAGCCGTCACCAGAGCTCCCTCGTCAGGAGAGGCTGCCTGGTACACCAACTCATCTGAGGGTTTGAGGACAACAGACGCACATCAACTCTGGGGTCAGAGGTTATGTTACACCTGTATTATAGACTATTCATCAGTGTCTGTCATATGCTAAACTAAGACTCCCGGTTTAAGTATGTTCCTGTTAAATAAATATTGGTCCGATTCCCCCAGACACAAATAAAGATCGATCCTAGACTAAGAAGGATTTTCAATAAATTCTCCATGGAGTATGTTTTCTTTTAGTTCAGAACCAGGCTTTATTAGGTGTCCAGGATACCAGGTCATTTTGTATAAAATCTGTGATTTCTGAACTTCGACCTCTAGCATCACTTAGAATGCAGGTTGTCTAATGCTCACCTTCTTTCTGCTCCACCATGACAGTgtgacacagagacagcagcttGAAGAACTCCAGCGCGTCTTGGTCCTTCTTGGACCGGATGCAGTCCACCAGGGAATGATCCAAGTATTCAAACTTGCTGTCTGCATGCTTGTTCCAGCTGAAATCCACTGGCTGTGAAGTACCGAGAGGAAGAAAATGACcatcaacacaatgctacagataaACTTGGAAGGCCGGTTTcctggacccagattaagcctaagGTCCTTAAATATCAACACTTTCAAAATGGGGAATCTCCATTGAACACACTTTTTAGTCTGGGACTATGCTTGATCCGAGTCCGGGAAACTGACCCTGATAGTTTTATTTTAATGTAATCTTCTCGCAACAGATGTTAAAATGTTAAGTATTTTGAGTAGCAGAAATAGCCCCTTCACACGGTGACAATGTGACTAGAATGGTAAACCTGACCTTTCCACGATTCAGAGTCACTCCCTCAGCAGTGGTGGGATCGCCTGGCAAAATGAAAAGTATTGGTTAGTTGTTATACTTAGTCGTGTAACACGTCATGATGCAGGCGTCTTCACAACATCTTTACATCATTTTTGTCATGTCTAACACAAATGCAGTGAACCAGAATGTCCATCCAAGCCAGGATATAAGTGTAGGATGATTTCCTgcagtacccataatgctctgtacAACCTATCAATTTGTATCTTCCTGAAGATGTTCTGCTCTTCTCCTTATCaatacatggtgtcagaagtgaaaGGGCATTTGTCTAACCGAAGGTGCGTCCGGCGATGGTGCACTTCTTGAAGGCCATGATGTTCTGCGTGAGGGTACCGGTCTTGTCCGAGAAGACGTACTCGATCTGACCCAGTTGTTCGTTGAGGGTGGTGGTACGGGCCTTGGCTGGCGTGTCTTTCTCCTGGTAGTACATCTGAAGGTCCCAGTTGATGAACTTGGACTGGCCCAAACGAATCACTTCCACACTGGACAGGGAGTAGAGGAAATAGCATCATGACAGTCAGGTTAGGAGAAATTATCCAGGATGactttttttcccccccatcaaaaacACATTATCTGTGTGTTAAAATAGGATGACTGGAACTAGGACATTAAACAGctgtaataaaaatataataaagacTGTGGAAGTGGAAGGTAGAGATAGTAAATACACACTTCAAATCTTAGTCGGATCAAGAGATATTCATTGTTCTACTTCTCCATCAGGTTAGTCTCTGCTAACAGATGAAAACACAGCTGGTCAGAGGTGAGATTCTGGGTTGCTGATATCAGCCTCGGGTAAACTGATGTCTGTGTGTTAGGATAATTGGAACTTGGATATATGACCATTCTGATCCTGACACAACCATCTCTTCTGAGATGGTGGCTAATAGAGGGTATGAGTGCGAGCTCGCCTGGGTTTTGAGACGACTCACCTGACGTAGAGCGAGATGGGAACCATGGTGTTGAGCACGATGATGTACCCCCAGAAGCTGAGGAAACCTCTGTAAGAAGCAGTCTGGTCCTTGCCATCTTTCAGATACCAGGCCCTGCTGCCTACCTCCTCGTACCAGAAGGAGTTCCCGATGGCCAGGCCAGCACACAACAGGATCAGGATTACAAAGATCTGgcggagggaagagggaggaagggatgagaTTTTTGGATGGAGTTCTCCCACTGTATCTCTATTCTCACAAGCCATCATCAAACATGTAGAgcgccttcagagagtattcacacccccttgaCTGACTccacattttttgttgtgttacagcccgaataaaacatttattcaattgagattgtgtcactggcctacaaacaatacccaaaCATAATGTTGTGGAATTATGCTTTTGGAAAtgttaacaaattaattaaaaattaaaagctgaaatgtcttgagtcaataagtattgaagccctttgttatggcaagcatacaCTTTGCTtttcaagtcacataataagttgcatggactcactatgtgtgaaataatagtgtttaacatgatttttgaatgactacctcatctctgtaacacacacatatacaattatctgtaaggtccctcagtccagcagtgaatttcaaacacagattcaaacacaaagaccagggaggtttttcaatgccttgcaaagggcacctattggtagatgggtaaacataaataaagtagacattgaatatccctttgagcctggtgaagttattaattacactttggatggtgtatcaattaacccagtcactacaaagatacaggcttccttcctaactcagttgcaagagaggaaggaaacctctcagggatgcccccatgaggccaatggtgcttttaaaacagttatagaatttaatggctgtgataggagaacacggAGAATGGATCAACACAATTATAGctcctccacaatactaacctaattgacagagtgaaaaggagaaagcctgtacagaaaaaaaatattccaaaacatgcatcctatttgcaacaagacactaaagtaataatgcaatacaaagtgttatgtctgGGGCAAAACCaacaacatcactgagtaccactcatcttatttttaagcatggtggtggctgcatcatgttatgggtatgcttgtcatcagtaaggattagggagttttttagggtcgaaagaaacagaatagagctatgctcaggcaaaatcctagaggaaaacctggttcagtctgctttcccacagacactgggagacaaattcaccttccagcaggacaataacctaaaacacaaggccaaatatacactgaagttgcttactaATAAaaagtgaatattcctgagtggcgagttacagtttggacaaatccacttgaaaatctatggcaagactgaaaaaatggctgtctagcaatgattgataaccaacttgacagagcttgaagaattttaaaaatgtgttaatattgcacaatccaggtgtgaaaagctgttagagactcacagctgtaatcgctgccaaaggtgattctaacatgttttgacttaggggtgtaaatacttaagGAAAATTTGaaatctgtatttaattttcaatacatttgtaaaaacattactttgtcattatgggctattgtgtgtagatgggtgagcaattaaatgaatccattttgaattcaggctgtaacaataaaatgtaGAATAAGCCATGGAGTacgaatgctttctgaaggctgTTAAGAGACTTCATTTCATACAGGCTGAAATATTGCGAGGGGATGAGAGAGTGAACCACTCACACTATACACCATGTAGTTCATCAGCTCATCAATTTTAGTCCTCTTGAACCTGGTCTTGCCCCCATTCCTCATGATTTTAGTGTCAGCGCCTAAACCAGAACGGTGAACAAACAGAAGAGCAAAGGGTTCGGATGAGATTAAGTCCAAGGCAATGACCGTGGCCGTTGGTGTGTGTTCATTGATTCCCGAAAAGCGTGTTCTTACCTGCGAAGATGACCAGTCCGTGACACTCGTCAGTGTTTCTGATCCTGCATCCTCTCAGCATCATATTGTCCAGATCAAGAGGGAATCGGTCTTTCCTCCAACGCATGGTCCCCGTGAACTTATCCAGACGGTTGTTAGGCTCCTCACACACTATCATGGCTGTACGGAGAAACAAGACAGTGACAACACACTATCCTGGCTGTACGGAGAAACAAGACAAGTGACAACACACTATCCTGGCTGTACGGAGAAACAAGACAACAGTGACAACACACTATCATGGCTGTACGGAGAAACAAGACAAGTGACAACACACTATCATGGCTGTACGGAGAAACAAGACAACAGTGACAACACACTATCATGGCTGTACGGAGAAACAAGACAACAGTGACAACACACTCTCCTGGCTGTATGACGGGGAACAAGGGAACAGTGACCACACTATCCTGGCTGTATGAGGGAACAAGGGAAGTGACCACACTATCATGGCTGTATAAGGGAACAGTGACCACACTATCCTGGCCACACTATCCTGGCTGTACGAGGGAACAAGGGAACAGTGACCACACTATCCTGGCTGTATGAGGGGGAACAAGGGAACAGTGACCACACTATCAAGGATATATGGGGGAACAGTATCAGAATGAGTTTCAACTTGTTATGATGAGGCGTTGCCAGTCCTTTCtactcattatatttctatgctcaCACCATCATAGCTGGGGGGGGGTGGTGAAGGAAACCATGACCTGGCAGAGTCTAGCTAGCTGCACAGCTAGACAGGATATCTTTGACAAACAATACCTGCCCCATAGTTTACGACTGCAAATACATCTGGAAGACACTAAAAGAGAAAAGTGGACccactttctctcccactctcaggATTCCACTCTCATCAGTACACGCTCtgtaaaataatattgcgatactcTACATGTATTTTCCCTAGTTACAGTACAGCAGTATGTTACCGTCAAACTGTGCCAGCTGGTGCTCCTCCTGCAGTCTCTCGTCTGTTATTTTCAGACCCATCTTGAACTTCAGGTTGGTTTCCCTGCAAAACAATTAACGTCCTTTCATTTTCCAGTGGACTTCTACAGTATGCTGGGAACATCTATCTTAGTCCCAGATCTGGTCTCTGTTAGTTGGCATTATAGctcaaacagactggcactcaggctagggAGCATCTGTACATTAAAGAAAGTAAACCATGCTAGCCTTTTGATAGTATTGTTTGATTAACAAAAAGGTTATCAATCTAAATCAACAGGCTTAAAACAGACTGACAACAAGTCTCAGCAAACCCTTTTTAAATCCAACTTCAGCACATCATTTTTATGTTTACACAAAGGCACGTTCTGTTAATGTACTTTCTCCTGTTATCAAGGAACAGTTATTGACAACCCCATTATGAAATGTCAGATTTACACAACAAGGTTTGAAGACCTGGacggtgtcccaaatggaaccctattccctatacggtgcactacttttgaccagggccaataagacttgaagtgcactacttttgactagggcacataggatgccatttgggacaggaaGGCCAATACATTTAGTTGTAATAGAGGACATCTTACCCATCAAGCTCGGCGGTTTCCACATAACAAAGACTGTTGGGGTTTGAACTGGACAACAACAGAATGTCGGcctaaaaaatagtaaaaataaagagcaaatggtcaaataaaatgttttgaacTGAATTATAAAATGGCTGGTTGGTTTCAATTAAATCGAATCAATAATATGTAAATTCAGAAACTTCAGAATTGTTtcgaaagtatatatatatatatatatattttttttaaaggaaccaAGTGGAAgaacaaataaatgacattaccGGGATGTGAGCATTTTTCTTCAACCGAACCACATCACCGACATGGATATTCATCCACTTAGACTCTTGAAACCTGGGTTTAGAAAAAGTTTCAGTCATTTCCCCCCCCCATTCTTTGTCATATTCAAAACATGAAGTTTGTCTTGTTGATGCATAGCACAGACAATACAATAACCAATGTAAGATATGAAAAAGGTACGCAGTTGCACTATGGAGATCCAGACCCACAGATACACAACACAGTACTGTTCTAGTTTCTATGTTCACAACATAGACGACTCCTCTTTgcatctgtcccattatggtgtCAGAGCTTCTTCTTTTACTACGTCTAcgagttggtaaacaaacagacagggtgcatactgccacctggaggctgttgtttgaacaggtataaagccaaggacggcaatttactgccacctgcagttatagAATGTTGGCGCataagtataattcattggctgatccctcctgatgacctggatggaatcatgtgatccttccttaacctgtaggaagtcccacccagttgactacttcaaaatggtgaaagcccTTAATGGCACTGCAGGGTCAATTCCAAGTACATATCTAACCATGTCTATGGTTCATAGTCCTCattacctgccatccaggaggaCATCACACTTCCTGTTGTTGATCTCCTTGTCCATCCTGTGGCGGGCCTGTAAGACAGGGAGGGAAAACACCAGCCAGGGTTCAGCATTAGATTAATGGACCACAGTGAGCTCTTCACAACAAAATGGAGTGTACTGCACATGACAATAGTGGGGgggaattaaatatatattttttaaagaggcCTTTTTTTTAGTTGCAGGTGGTCCGCAAATTATTATATAAAACTATATATTCTCCAAAAATAAATTGGGACATAATGGAGGTTATAAACAATTGTAAATGACTTTATACAATGAAAAGTGTTGAACAAACATCCATCTGTAATAAAATGCCTTTAAACTGTTACATTCACTGAGAACATTGATTCTAAATTTGACCGCTAAAATATTTTATGTTAAAGAATTCCGCGACTCTGCGAAAGCTGGTCCTCAAGAgcttttgacattttttttggtGCTCCCCGAAAAGGAAAATGTTGGGAACTACTGATCTATACGACACCCCGTTTCGGCGCCAAGACTTTGGGAGAAGGGTGAATAATTGATGTAGCCAGCAGCGAGAAATGGATGAGTCACGCACCAGATCGTCCACTAGGTCTTTGATGGCTGTGATTCCCAGCACCAGAACTAAAGGCACTAAGGTCGTGTACCAAGGCAACGTGGTGATCTCAGGAATAATCTGGTGAGAGAGGAATAACCACAAGAGTGTATTATTAATATCAGAGTCTGTTACTTTAACATTCAATCTAACGTCTATTCCAATGTGGTAATCCCAGGAATGATCTGATGAGAGGaaaggaaaaataataataataacatattaaaaaggaaataaaaacaTTGTTAACAAATTAATATCACAGAACCTATTACTTCATCATTCAATCAAACATGTTCAGAGGATTCAAGGCAGCAGTGATCACAGGAATTAATCTGATGATGGGGGAAGAAAGAAAAGTAGAACCATTTCTAGTCTATTGTTCCATCCTGACCTGTGGACCCGGTACCAGGATGAAGTGTCTAAGGGGCCAGTTGAAATCGGTGAGCAGGGGGGGCTACATtgttgcggggggggggggggttcttgcattggaattatattgagtTCTGCTAATATAAAGCACGCTAtataccacaataaacaaaaGTTCAAAATGCAGAGACCATTGAGTGCTTCTGAACTCTGTAGCCTGTCTCTGCATCAGTGCAATGGACAGCGCCCTACAGCTAGGCcgttttggtaatgaatatataatacaagacacacacacacacagccttcggACAGTATTCAGATCCCATGACTTTCtcctcattttgttacattacaacctcaatctaaaatggattaaatgatcccccccccgccccctcatcaatctaaacacaataccccacaatgacaaagcaaaaaaagtttttttaggaatgtattaaaacaaaaataccttatttacataagtattcagaccctttgctaactGTGTAGTCTAAATATTCTCCCCTTGCAAACATTTTCAGATAAAAATCTGTGAAAACTTAAATCCATGTTTCTGATAATAATTCACTTCAACCTTGATGCATGTTTTTCAGatactgaaataaataaaacgtaACGTATTATTCCACTCCTTTTCCAgagacaaaaataacatttggtgTATCATCGTACTGCAATAAATACTTAATTCTGCAATAATTGTATTTAATAGTAGGCTATATGTGATATGTTATAGgccagtcagtgtccagatttcagtcaCACGAGTTGTAGCTTCCTTGATGCTTTGGGGAACTTCCTGAGTAAACGATCATTCCATTCTCCCCCGAAATCTTATTGTAAAATTCCCCTCAAAATGACAGTTGGATTAATTGAGCTTTCCTCAGGTGTAGCATGTTTCTTCAGTGCTGACTGGACAAGTTTGTCAAAGTGGAGAATTAGTTCTCGCATGTAGCTGTGGACGCCCAGTAAGCACGGTCGGCATACCGGAGAGAGGCCCAGAGAATTGTTGCAGGATATCAAGAGGGTTACATTTCTCCTCATTGGAGCCAGAGTGGCCGATTTCAGTCTGCTAAATAACTGGTCGATGACACTAAAAAAACTCAGCTTTCATCAAATCTGTTTTGCTTAGATGTTTCCCCATTTTTCACATGTAGAAGAAAGTCATGGCTCTCTGGGTCAAGGGTCAAGGGGCTTCCACCAGTTGGCTGCTGCGTTCGCTGAATCCTTCGGACATTTCACCGATAACAGCATCCAAC
This genomic stretch from Salvelinus sp. IW2-2015 unplaced genomic scaffold, ASM291031v2 Un_scaffold1545, whole genome shotgun sequence harbors:
- the LOC112071198 gene encoding phospholipid-transporting ATPase IC-like — translated: MYYQEKDTPAKARTTTLNEQLGQIERSTTAEGVTLNRGKPVDFSWNKHADSKFEYLDHSLVDCIRSKKDQDALEFFKLLSLCHTVMVEQKEDELVYQAASPDEGALVTAARNFGFVFLSRTQDTITSARWTRK